The Armatimonadota bacterium genome includes the window GCCACAGCTTTTTCGCACCCTCCAGGGGCACGAGAACGGCGCCTTCGGGGGTCACCGCAACCTCCAACTTGGCGAATGGCAAACCCAGCACAGCCTTGCCCGAGAAGGGCCGGCCCCATTTCCAGATCGCCTCGAAGGAGGGGTCTTTGTCGCCCAGCCGAGCGGCGAAGAGGTCCTCTTTGGCGGTGTAGGTGTCGGCGGGAGTGATAGGCTTTTGGGCGGCCATGAGCAGAATCCAGGATAGAAGCACAGAGACGGATTCGACGTCTGCCATGCACTTCCTTTGACCGGGGGTAGTCTAGCGGTCTTGAAGCCATGCCTGATCAGCCCATGACCACCACCCCGCTCGCCTCGTTCCCGCCGGAGGACCGCTGGGACGATTGGGCCGAGCTCGATCCCGCGGCCTGGCCCAAGCGCGTCGAGCGCCACTACGCGCTGATCCCGACGATTTGCTTCAACTGCGAGGCGGCCTGTGGTCTGATGGCCTATGTCGACAAGGAGACGGGCCAGATCCAGAAGCTCGAAGGGAACCCTCACCATCCGGGTTCACGGGGGAAGAACTGCGCTAAAGGGCCGGCGACGCTCAACCAGATCAACGATCCGAACCGGATTCTCTACCCACTGAAGCGGGTTGGCTCGCGGGGCTCCGGAAGCTGGGCAAGAGTGAGTTGGGATGAGGTGCTGGACGTTTTTGCGGCGAAGATCAGGGCGGCGATCCTTGAAGGGCGCAAGACCGAGGTGATGTACCACGTGGGGCGGCCAGGCGAGGACGGCTATGTGAACCGGGTTCTTCAGAGCTGGGGCGTCGACGGCCACAACAGCCACACCAATGTCTGTTCGGCCTCGGCGCGCGTGGGGTATGCGCTTTGGACGGGCTCCGACCGCCCGAGCCCCGATCACGCCAACGCGAAGTTCATCTTGATGCTGTCGGCGCACCTGGAGACCGGGCATTACTTCAACCCGCATGCCCAGAGGATCATGGAAGGGAAGACGGCCGGGGCGAAGGTCTGCGTGATCGACATCCGGCTCTCGAACACCGCAAGCAAGGCCGATTGGTGGCTTTCGCCTTGGCCAGGGACCGAGGCGATGCTGTTGCTGGCCATGGCTCACGTGATCCTGGAAGAAGGGCTCTACAACCGTGAGTTTATCGAGAAGTGGGTGAACTGGGAGGAGACGCTGGGGTTTCTTCTGAGCACGTCCGACGGGTCGGGCAAGTCGGACCTGTCCGATATTTCTTGCCAGGGATTTGATGGCTTCCTAAAGGCTCTTCGCGCGCACTATGCCTCCTACACTCCGGAAGCAGCCGAAGCCGAGACGAGCGTCCCCGCCGAAACCATCCGCGAGATCGCTCGCGAGATCGCCAAAGCGGGCAGCGCCTTCGCGTCCCACGTATGGCGCAACACCGCGGCAGGGAATCTGGGCGGCTGGCAGGTGGCGCGGAGCCTTCAATTCCTGAGTGTGCTGGTGGGCTCGATCGGCACCAAAGGGGGCACGAACCTCCACTCGGACAACAAGTTCGTCCCGGCGCCATTCTCGAAGCCCGACCCGTCGGACGTCTGGAACGAGCTTCTGTATCCCAAGGAGTTTCCCCTCGCCTACCACGAGCTCTCCTACCTCTTGCCGCACATGCTCCTGGAGGGCAGGGGCAAGCTTGCGGCCTACTTCACTCGGGTTTACAACCCGGTCTGGACCAATCCGGACGGCATGGTATGGGACAAGGTGTTGCGCGATGGGAGCCTGGTGGAACTGCACGCCGCATTGACGCCCACCTGGAGTGAGACCGCCCAACTGGCCGACTATGTGCTCCCCATGGGCCATGGCGCGGAACGCCACGACTTGATGAGCCAAGAGACCCACGCCGGGAAGTGGATCGGGTTCCGTCAGCCGGTGCAAAGGGTGCTTCGCGAGCGGAACGGCGAGCAAGTGAATTTCAGCCACGAAAGCAACCCGGGTGAGGTCTGGGAGGAAGCGGAGTTTTGGATCGAGCTCTCGTGGAGGATTGACCCGGACGGTTCGTTGGGGATTCGAAAGCACTTTGAGTCGCCCTATCGGCCCGATGAGAAGATCTCCCTCAGGGAATACTACTCCTGGATCTTTGAGAACTCCGTGCCTGGGTTACCGGAGGCCGCTGCAGCCAAGGGGCTCACGCCCTATGAGTACATGAGCCGTTACGGGGCGTTTGAGGTGGCCAAAGAGGCCTATGGGTCTTATCTGAAAAGCTCTGCGCCTGCGACGTGCTCGTCGGGCCCGTCCGACAGGTCCGACATGTCGGACGAGTCAGACAGCACCCCTGAGCCACCCCCGATCGGCTTCAAAACCCCCTCCAAGAAGCTCGAACTGTTCTCCCCCACCATGGCAGCTTGGGGTTGGCCGGACCAGGCGATGCCTGGCTACGTGAAGAGCCAGGTTCACCGCGACAACTTGGCGTCGAACGGCGGCTTCGTCCTCGTGCCGACCTTCCGTCTGCCCACGCTCGTTCACACGCGTTCGGCGAACGCCAAGTGGCTCTACGAGCTTTCCAATTCAAACCCAGTTTGGATCAACTCAAAGGACGCCGCTTCTTTGGGGGTGAAGACTGGTGACTTAGTGCGCGTCTCGACTCGAATCGGGCACTTTGTGAACAAGGCTTGGGTTACCGAAGGGATCCGACCCGGCGTTGTCGCCTGCTCCCACCACTTGGGAAGGTGGCGGCTCGAACAAGCCGTTGCCCATGCCGACTCGCACCAGCCGGTACTCCGGGGCGCCGATCCTCAAGCCGCTCCGACGGTGGTGCAAGAAGAAGTGAGTCCAGGCGTGATTCGGTTCCGCCGTGTTTCGGACATTGCGCCGTACGAGAGCGCAGACCCCGACACCCAGCGCATTTGGTGGACAGACGGCGGCGTGCACCAGAACTTGGCCTTCTGCGTACAGCCCGACCCTGTTTCGGGGCAGCATTGCTGGCATCAGGCGGTGACGGTGCGAAAAGCCGATCCGGAAGATGCCTACGGAGACATCGTGGTAGACACCAACAGAAGCCTGGAGGTCTACCAGGAATGGATGGGCCGGACCAAGCCTGCGCCAGGTCCTGGAGGGCTGAGGCGGCCCTTGTGGATGGACCGCGTCTGCCGCCCAAGGGACTCTGCTTTTGTTATCGAATAGCTGCGCTCTTGGTCCGAATGCGGGCGGGCCCATGGTCCCGCGTTCCGAACCCTACCCAATTCATGGCGTCCAGGCATAGCATGAAAGCACTCGTCTCCCTCATGGTTCTTGGTACAGTCTGCCTGGGTTTCGTAACCGCGTCAGGCTTTCAAAGGGGCGGGGTCTTCCAACGCCAGCAGCTACCCGGCTTTCGGCAGCGAAGCCCCTTCATGGCAAATGGCTTGCCGATCAGCTTGAAGGTGGACGGCGTTGAGCGCACGGCGCTCGTTTTCGCACCCGCTAACGCCAAAGGAACTTCAAGTCCGCTCGTGTTTTGCTGGCATGGGCATGGCGGCGGCTCGCGTCAAGCCTCGATGAGCTTTCGGATCCACAAAGAGTGGCCGGAAGCCGTAGTCGTCTACCCGCAAGGGCTCCCTACGAAGGGAAAGACCGACCCCGAAGGCAAGAAGCCAGGGTGGCAGCAGGGCCCGAACGATGAGGGCGGGCGTGATCTGAAGTACTTCGATGCCTTGCTATCGCACCTCAAGAGGGCCTACAAGATCGACGCCAAGCGCATCTTCACGATGGGCCACTCCAATGGCGGCAGGTTCACCTATCTGCTGTGGGCCGAGCGCGGCGACGTGTTTGCCGCCTACGGTCCCAGCGGGAGCCCCGCGATCGGGCTTGGACGGACCTTCAAGCCGGCATCTGCTTTCCACGTTGCCGGCGAGAAGGACCAGATTGTGCCGTTCGCTGGACAGAAGCTGACCATCGAGGGGATCAAGATGCTCGACGGAATCGGCGGCTCAGACAAGGGAGAAAGCGACGGCTATGTCACCACCTATAGGGGTTCTGGGGGCCTGGAGCTGGTGACCTACATCCATCCTGGCGGCCACAACTATCCGGCCCAGGTCCCGGCCTTGTTGGTGCAGTTCTTCAAGCGGCGCGAAAGAGGCAAGTAGCCGGAGCGCATCTCACAAGCATGAGTGTCGCCCAATCAGGGCTCGGCGGGTTCGGGAGCTTTCTCCCCAGGGGCTTGCGCCCTTCGCTGCAAGAGGCGGGCCCGCAGGGCCTGCCACTACGGCTCCTGGAGCGATTCAGATGGCCGTTTGGGGCTTCTGCCTGACAAGAGTGCCGGTTTAGTGCCAGTACTTTATACGGTTCTTGGTCACAACTTCCACCTTTTGGCGAATAGTGGGACCGTCTACGCGTCGCTTGGCTACACCTGAACATGGGGTGTCCGGCGCGCCACTGCATGGCCTGGATGGGTCCATGGGGAGAGTGTGACAATGGCATTCTTTGGTAGGCCGATTGGCCGAGAACTGGTGGTCTTGGGAGTTTGGGGCGCGCTCTCGTGCGCTGCGTTCGCTCAATTCAACCCGCCAAGCTGGTATTGGCTCAACAGTAACGACAACTCACGATACGGCTACGGATTCAACACGTTTGGGGACCCGTTTACCCCCGACTACTTGCACAACCCGTTTTTGCCCGGCGGTCCGGCGGACGTGCAGATTCAGGGGGATGTCGTTCAAGGGTTTGACTTTGGGAGCGGGAGCTTCGCGATGTGCGTGGAAGCCAGCCACACCGGAGTCATTACGTTCACCTTCGCCAACGCGGCGCGGCCGAACTGGGAGAAGCACGTTTGGTTCCAGGTGGACTTCAAAGAGAACCCACCGCAGAGCGATGTCTCCGCAGGCCTCTTTGCCAATGGCGGGCAGGTGAGCTTTTCGGAGACGGTGGAAACGCTTGGGGGAGGGTGGTTCCGATCCACTTGTGAAGCGGTCATCCGCCCGCAGCCGGACCACGAGCAGCTCATCTTCTTCTTGAATGGCGGCTCGGACGGCGTCTGTATCGACAACTTGCACTTTGGGACGATCTGCGTTCCCGTGCCCGAGCCTGGGTCGCTGGCCGTGCTGGGTCTTGGGGCTGCGGTGCTCTTGAAGCGAAGTCGAGCCTAAACGCGTTCGGTGTCTGCTTCAGCCCCTGGGCTCACCTCTCCCAGGGGCTCTCTTTTCATGCTGGACAGTCCTGCTCTTTTGCCTCGACGGGTCAGGCTAGACGGACGCTCAAGAATGTATGCTTTTCGGCATGAGCGACACCCCGCAAAGGCTCCCGCTCGGTCCTGGTCCGAGCCCCGTTCCCCCTCGCGTCCTGCAAGCGATTGCGAAACCCACGGTCGGGCATCTCGACCCGATCTGCCTCGAGGTGATGGACGGCGTTCGCACCAAGCTCCGAACCGCCTTCAAGACCAAAAACGAGATGACTTTGGCCGTCAGCGGAACGGGTTCCGCCGGCATGGAGTGCGCCCTTGTCAACCTCATCGAGCCTGGGGACAGCGTGCTGATCTGCACGAACGGCTATTTCGGCGAGCGCATGGCGGAGATCGCCTCGCGATGCCAGTGCGACCTTCATCGACTGGATGTCGAATGGGGCGAGCCGATCTTGCAGGACCAAGTTCTCGCTGAGGCCAAACGGGTCAACGCGAAGGTGGTCGGGATTGTCCATGGTGAAACCTCTACCGGAATTCATAACCCGATCAAGGACCTCGGGCACAAGGTCCATGAGCTCGGAGCGCTCCTCCTGGTGGACTGCGTGGCGACGCTCGGCGGCATGGAAGTGGATACAGATGCTTGGGGGCTGGACGCGGTCTACTCAGGCTCGCAGAAGTGCCTTTCCGCGCCTCCCGGTTTGGCGCCGATGACCGTGTCTCCACGAGCGATCGAAAAACTTGAAGCGCGGAAGACGAAGGTCCAGAGCTGGTATCTCGACCTGACGGAGGTCAAGCATTACTGGGGTGAGGACCGGTTCTACCACCACACCGCGCCGGTGAACATGCTCTACGCGCTGGATGAGGCGCTGAACATCGTTCTTGAAGAGGGAGTTGACAGTAGGGTCCAGCGCCACACCGACATGCATCTGCTCTTGAAGGCAGGGCTGGACGCCATGGGACTCAAGTATGCGAGCCCGGAGGGCTATCACATGACCTGCGTCAACGCGGTGCGGGTCCCGGAGGGCGCGGACGATTTGAAGGTTCGAAAGGCGTTCATGAGCGACTATGGCATCGAAATAGGCGCGGGGTTGGGCAAGTTCAAAGGCAAGGCCTGGCGCTTTGGCCTGATGGGCCACGGCGCGCAACGGCGCAATGTTGCCCTGATTCTTGCAGCCCTTGATGACCTCCTGAAGAGGTAAACCCTCGTCATGAATCTCATCCTGCCACTCCTTTGGCTGGCCTCCTCGATCCCATGGAGTGGCCGGGAGGCGCTGCCGTCTTTCAAGGACGTCACGGCTGAACTGGGCTTATCATGCTCCAACGACCGCGCCTGCTGGTTCGACCTGGACAACGACGGTTGGCCCGACCTTCTGGCGGGTGGTGACCTGTGGCGCAACGAGAAGGGCAAGAAGTTCGCTTTGTTCGCAAAGCTGAGTTCGAGCGGGGTTGCGGCGGATTTCGACAACGACGGCTACACCGATGTCTTCTGCTATGGAACGCAGACCCTTTTTGTCAACCTGAAAGGGAAAGGCTTTGCCGCGTTCCCCATGCCCAAACTCCCGGCTACCGTCTCGCGGGCAGCCTGTTGGGGCGATTTCGACGGCGATGGGTTTGTCGACCTCTTCGTAGGGGGCTACGAAGATTGGAACAAGGGAGTCACGTACCCCTCGTACATCCTGATGAACCGAAAGGGAAAGGCTTTCGAACTCACCTGGAGCGAAGCGAAGTTCCGAACGAGAGGTGTCTCGGCCTGTGACTTCGATGGGGACGGAGACCTTGACGTTTATTGCGCGAACTACCGCCTGCAGCCCAACAACCTATGGGTAGGCAGCGGTACCGGGAAGTTCGTGGATCGGGCCGGTGAGTTCAATGCGGCTGCAACTTCGCCCGGATTTGATGGAGGCCACAGCATTGGAGCGGCATGGGGCGATTTCGACTCCGATGGGGTCATCGACCTCTTCGCTGGGAACTTCGCCCACGTGGACAGTCGCGGCGACCAGCCCAAGTCCCGTTTCCTAAGGAATGCCGGAAGTAAAGGCGGCTATCGGTTTGAAGACAAGGGAACTTGCGGGGTCTTCTATCAGGAGAGCTATGCCAGTCCGGCAGCGGGGGACTTCGATAACGACGGTCTGCTCGACCTCTATTTCACGACCGTCTATGAAACGGCCTCCTTCAACAGGCCCAATAACCCTGTGCTGTTCAAGAACGGAGGAGGCTTCCAGTTCCTGGACCGGACAGCCGCGACGCTGCTACCCAAGCTGGGCGCAACCTATCAGGCGGCCTGGGCCGACTTCGACAGGGATGGTGACCTTGATCTGGTGACGTGTGGCAAGCTGTTCGCCAATTCGGGCTCAAAGAACCACTGGATTGGGGTTCGCATGGTTGCAAACAAAGAGATCAACAGGAACGCCATCGGAGCTCAGGTTCGGATCGCCACCAAGGGAATGCTGCTCACGCGCCAAGTTGAGGCGGGCACAGGGGAAGGCAACCAGAATGACTTGACGCTGCACTTCGGGCTTGGCGCGAACAAAGGACCTGTTAGCTTGATGGTGACCTGGCCAGACGGCAGGGGCGAAACCACGAAGCCATTCCCCGTAGATCGGATCATCGAAGTCCAAGCTAGGCGCTGAACCTAATCGAACTCGTATCCGATGTAGAAGGTCACCCTTCCATCCGGGAGTTGGCGGATATTGGTGATGTAGACCGGCAGACCCCCGCCAAGCTGCGACTTGCTCGAGGGCTTCGTGAACGGCGTGTAGGCGGTGTTGGCCTCGCTGGGGTAGGGAACCATCGAAACGAACGAACGGGGCCCCGAAGGACCGTCCACGCCGTGCGACTCCTCCAGAATCGGCCTGGACCCCACGATGTGCCAAATCAGCAACCCTTCGGCGGGCAGCGCCCCGTCGAAGCCTGCCTTGCGGCGGTTTTCCAGGAGAAGGTATTCACTCCCGTCCGGCCGGACCAGCACCTTGAAGCATTCGGTTGACGAGCCCTTCACCGGGCTTAGGATCAGCTTTTGAGGAACGCGCGGGTCGATGACCGTAGGTTTGAGCCAGCCGAGCTGTTCCTTGCACCAAGCGCCCATGTGTTGTGGGCGCCCGCCGCCGGTCTGATTGGACATCAAACACCACACGCCGAGCCCCTCCGATCCCGGGTTTTCCGGCCTGGCATAGAGGTCGGGAAGGCCGAGCATGTGCCCGAACTCGTGACACATGACGCTGATGTCCGTCATCCGCGTGCCACCCTCCTGGACGATGAAATAGGGGAGACGCTTTCCCTGAAACTGCACGCTGGACCGGTGCGGCCAATAGAGGCTCCCACGGGAGGTGTTGGCCCTGCGCCCGGCATAGATGAAGAACACTCCGTCGTAGTTTTCCAGCGCCTTGTCGCCATCACGTTTGACGATTTTGCCGAGAGCCTCGGTGAGCAGGGTTAGGCGTTGGGTCTGAGGGATGCCGGTACCGTTGCCCGGCGCGTAGTCCATCCGGTTCTTGTCGGCAAGGACCCACTCGAAGACCTTGCCTTCGACGCGAAAAGCGCCATTGGAGAGCTCACGAAAGAAGTCGTTCATGCTTCCGTGGACAGGTTCTCCGGTGGCGCTCTGCTTGTCCTTATAGGTGTCCGTGCTGAAGAGCTCTTCTTGCCAGTCGGTAAGTTTGATTGCTTCGTTGTGCTTCACATCGGGATATTCGATCGGGATGATCGCCAACCTGAAGACGTCCTTCTTCCAGGTGTTCCGAGGCACAAAGACCTGGTTTGGATCTTGATTTCGGTTTGCCGCGGCGGGATCGACAGCCAGAGTCGCTTTGACTTCGGTCTCCTTGTCTTCGCGCTTGACCACCAGGGTGACCGCATCGCCGGGTGACTTCTCACTGAGGATGGAGTCCAGCCGGGCGGCATCCGCGAGCACCGACCCGTCGACTTTAAGCACCAGGTCGCTGGCCAGAAGCCCGGCCTTGGCGGCAGGGGAGTCGGGCGAGACGCGCCGGATCGCGGTGCCGGCCTCAGTGGTGTCGCCAAGCTGCAGGCCCAAAAAGGCCTTCTCTTCATTCAGAGAACGTGGGCGGGTCACGGCGCCCAGAGTAGCCATGACGTCTCTGGCCTTACGGTTCCTCGTGTAGCGGATCTTGACGCTTTCGCCAGGAGAAAGGCCGGCGAGGGAATTCCGCAGGTCGTCGGACGAACGAGGCCTTGCCACCCCGACCGTCTCCAGCAGGTCTCCCGATTTCAGACCCGCCTTGAACGCAGGGGAATCCGGCTCGACCTCGACGATGGTGAGGCCGGTCCTGTCAGCCTTCACGGCAACGCCAAGGTACCCGCTGAGTCCAGATGACTTGGGCGCCACTTTGATCTCGGAAGCCCTGATTGCGGTCGCCACGGTCTTGAATTCGGAGAGCGGTGGCGCCTGGCCAGCTTGCATGGGAAGTGCCCAACCTGCAAAGGGCAGCGAGCTAACAGCGAACACGGCACGTAAGAGGCTCTGGACCATCGTACTTTCCCCACCCGCACAGAGGCGCATCCTGCACGCCAGGACGGTTAAGGAGCTTCAACGCGGAAAACTCCGGGTTGTTCGGTAGCCCATCTGGGGCCGGCCGAGAGACTCGACAAGGCTAACTCTTGAAGGCAGATGAGCCCGGTTCCGTCAGCGAGAGGAGATGAAGGGTCAGAGTTGGGTGGGCACGCTCCGGTAGAATCTCAATAATGGTCTCGAAAGTCGAACTCACCCTTGTCGCCAGCAACGATTCCGTGGGCCAGCCTTGGCTATGGCGGCTCGCCAAGGAGTTCAGCGTCAAGGTCAACATCGTGAAGGCGAATGTCGACCAGGAATCCGGCTGGGCCATCGTCGAACTGGAGGGTCCGCTTGAGGAAGTGCAGCGGGCTACAGCGTGGCTGATGACCACGGGCCTGCACGTCGAGGCCGCGCAGCGCTCCGTCGGCGCATAGTCCCGCTCCGACTGAAAATGCGCCCAAAGGCGGATGCTTGAACCTGACTTCAGGGTCTCATGTCCTATCATCCCTATGTTCCGGAAGACTTCGACGCTTTTTGGGCGGGCGTCGTCGCCGAGGCCAAGGCGGAACCCCTCGATTTCCACCGGTCCCTAAGGCCGGACTGGGAATCGCCGACCCACCGGGTGGAGCGCATCGAGTTCCGCGGAATCCAGGGCCACACGCTCTATGGTTGGCTGGCGTTTCCCCATGGCGGGCGCAGACTCCCCGGGTTTGTCTGGCTCCCACCCTACGGGCTCGAATCCAGGGTGCCGGACGAATACGGCACACGCGAAGGAATGGTGAGCCTCAGCTTCAACTTCCACGGGCGGCCCGCGTTCCACCAGGAGGATTACCACCAGTCCAGGGGCTATTTCGCATTGGGTTCGGAAGAGCCTGAGACTTGGATTTTCAAGACCATGTTCCAAAACGCCTACCTTGCGGCAAGGGTGCTCCAGGCTCAAATCGAGGTGGACGAGGATCGATGCGCGGCGGCCGGGATGAGCCAAGGCGGCGGCATGGCGATCTGGCTGGGCGCCCACTGTCCCATCGTGAGGACGGTCTGTGCCGACATGCCGTTCCTATGTGGGATGAACCACGTTCTTGCACACCATGTGTACCGCTACCCCCTCAAGGAGCTCGTAGACTATGGCGAGACGATCCCCCTTGGATTGGAGCGAATTCGGCACACGGTTTCGTATTTCGATACGTTGAACCAGGCGACCCGCTGCAAAGCGCCGACACTCGTGGGGCTCGGTCTCAAGGACCCAGCCGCCAAGCCGAGAGGTGTAGAATCAGCCTTTGACGCTTTGGCGGGGCCGAAGACGCTGATCAAGTACGAAATCGGCCACGACTGGCACCCAGACATGGTTGCGAACAACAGAAATTGGATGCTCGGGAATCTTTGAGAGGGAAGCGACATTTTAGGCTATAGGCGTTGAGGCGTTGAGGCATTAGGTGCAGGGTGCAGGGTGCAGGGTGGAAGGAACGGAGGGACGGTAGCCGCAGGTTCCGTGCCTGCGACCGAAGGCAGAAAGGGACACAGGGACAGTGGGACGGTGCGCGGGCTTGGCCATTGCGGCTGGGATCACCGCAGGACAGCTACTTAGGATGATAAGAAAAGCTCTTTGGATCGGGATAT containing:
- a CDS encoding NIL domain-containing protein, which codes for MVSKVELTLVASNDSVGQPWLWRLAKEFSVKVNIVKANVDQESGWAIVELEGPLEEVQRATAWLMTTGLHVEAAQRSVGA
- a CDS encoding PEP-CTERM sorting domain-containing protein translates to MAFFGRPIGRELVVLGVWGALSCAAFAQFNPPSWYWLNSNDNSRYGYGFNTFGDPFTPDYLHNPFLPGGPADVQIQGDVVQGFDFGSGSFAMCVEASHTGVITFTFANAARPNWEKHVWFQVDFKENPPQSDVSAGLFANGGQVSFSETVETLGGGWFRSTCEAVIRPQPDHEQLIFFLNGGSDGVCIDNLHFGTICVPVPEPGSLAVLGLGAAVLLKRSRA
- a CDS encoding acetylxylan esterase, which gives rise to MSYHPYVPEDFDAFWAGVVAEAKAEPLDFHRSLRPDWESPTHRVERIEFRGIQGHTLYGWLAFPHGGRRLPGFVWLPPYGLESRVPDEYGTREGMVSLSFNFHGRPAFHQEDYHQSRGYFALGSEEPETWIFKTMFQNAYLAARVLQAQIEVDEDRCAAAGMSQGGGMAIWLGAHCPIVRTVCADMPFLCGMNHVLAHHVYRYPLKELVDYGETIPLGLERIRHTVSYFDTLNQATRCKAPTLVGLGLKDPAAKPRGVESAFDALAGPKTLIKYEIGHDWHPDMVANNRNWMLGNL
- a CDS encoding CRTAC1 family protein, with product MNLILPLLWLASSIPWSGREALPSFKDVTAELGLSCSNDRACWFDLDNDGWPDLLAGGDLWRNEKGKKFALFAKLSSSGVAADFDNDGYTDVFCYGTQTLFVNLKGKGFAAFPMPKLPATVSRAACWGDFDGDGFVDLFVGGYEDWNKGVTYPSYILMNRKGKAFELTWSEAKFRTRGVSACDFDGDGDLDVYCANYRLQPNNLWVGSGTGKFVDRAGEFNAAATSPGFDGGHSIGAAWGDFDSDGVIDLFAGNFAHVDSRGDQPKSRFLRNAGSKGGYRFEDKGTCGVFYQESYASPAAGDFDNDGLLDLYFTTVYETASFNRPNNPVLFKNGGGFQFLDRTAATLLPKLGATYQAAWADFDRDGDLDLVTCGKLFANSGSKNHWIGVRMVANKEINRNAIGAQVRIATKGMLLTRQVEAGTGEGNQNDLTLHFGLGANKGPVSLMVTWPDGRGETTKPFPVDRIIEVQARR
- a CDS encoding M6 family metalloprotease domain-containing protein codes for the protein MQAGQAPPLSEFKTVATAIRASEIKVAPKSSGLSGYLGVAVKADRTGLTIVEVEPDSPAFKAGLKSGDLLETVGVARPRSSDDLRNSLAGLSPGESVKIRYTRNRKARDVMATLGAVTRPRSLNEEKAFLGLQLGDTTEAGTAIRRVSPDSPAAKAGLLASDLVLKVDGSVLADAARLDSILSEKSPGDAVTLVVKREDKETEVKATLAVDPAAANRNQDPNQVFVPRNTWKKDVFRLAIIPIEYPDVKHNEAIKLTDWQEELFSTDTYKDKQSATGEPVHGSMNDFFRELSNGAFRVEGKVFEWVLADKNRMDYAPGNGTGIPQTQRLTLLTEALGKIVKRDGDKALENYDGVFFIYAGRRANTSRGSLYWPHRSSVQFQGKRLPYFIVQEGGTRMTDISVMCHEFGHMLGLPDLYARPENPGSEGLGVWCLMSNQTGGGRPQHMGAWCKEQLGWLKPTVIDPRVPQKLILSPVKGSSTECFKVLVRPDGSEYLLLENRRKAGFDGALPAEGLLIWHIVGSRPILEESHGVDGPSGPRSFVSMVPYPSEANTAYTPFTKPSSKSQLGGGLPVYITNIRQLPDGRVTFYIGYEFD
- a CDS encoding esterase, producing MKALVSLMVLGTVCLGFVTASGFQRGGVFQRQQLPGFRQRSPFMANGLPISLKVDGVERTALVFAPANAKGTSSPLVFCWHGHGGGSRQASMSFRIHKEWPEAVVVYPQGLPTKGKTDPEGKKPGWQQGPNDEGGRDLKYFDALLSHLKRAYKIDAKRIFTMGHSNGGRFTYLLWAERGDVFAAYGPSGSPAIGLGRTFKPASAFHVAGEKDQIVPFAGQKLTIEGIKMLDGIGGSDKGESDGYVTTYRGSGGLELVTYIHPGGHNYPAQVPALLVQFFKRRERGK
- a CDS encoding alanine--glyoxylate aminotransferase family protein, encoding MLFGMSDTPQRLPLGPGPSPVPPRVLQAIAKPTVGHLDPICLEVMDGVRTKLRTAFKTKNEMTLAVSGTGSAGMECALVNLIEPGDSVLICTNGYFGERMAEIASRCQCDLHRLDVEWGEPILQDQVLAEAKRVNAKVVGIVHGETSTGIHNPIKDLGHKVHELGALLLVDCVATLGGMEVDTDAWGLDAVYSGSQKCLSAPPGLAPMTVSPRAIEKLEARKTKVQSWYLDLTEVKHYWGEDRFYHHTAPVNMLYALDEALNIVLEEGVDSRVQRHTDMHLLLKAGLDAMGLKYASPEGYHMTCVNAVRVPEGADDLKVRKAFMSDYGIEIGAGLGKFKGKAWRFGLMGHGAQRRNVALILAALDDLLKR
- a CDS encoding molybdopterin-dependent oxidoreductase codes for the protein MPDQPMTTTPLASFPPEDRWDDWAELDPAAWPKRVERHYALIPTICFNCEAACGLMAYVDKETGQIQKLEGNPHHPGSRGKNCAKGPATLNQINDPNRILYPLKRVGSRGSGSWARVSWDEVLDVFAAKIRAAILEGRKTEVMYHVGRPGEDGYVNRVLQSWGVDGHNSHTNVCSASARVGYALWTGSDRPSPDHANAKFILMLSAHLETGHYFNPHAQRIMEGKTAGAKVCVIDIRLSNTASKADWWLSPWPGTEAMLLLAMAHVILEEGLYNREFIEKWVNWEETLGFLLSTSDGSGKSDLSDISCQGFDGFLKALRAHYASYTPEAAEAETSVPAETIREIAREIAKAGSAFASHVWRNTAAGNLGGWQVARSLQFLSVLVGSIGTKGGTNLHSDNKFVPAPFSKPDPSDVWNELLYPKEFPLAYHELSYLLPHMLLEGRGKLAAYFTRVYNPVWTNPDGMVWDKVLRDGSLVELHAALTPTWSETAQLADYVLPMGHGAERHDLMSQETHAGKWIGFRQPVQRVLRERNGEQVNFSHESNPGEVWEEAEFWIELSWRIDPDGSLGIRKHFESPYRPDEKISLREYYSWIFENSVPGLPEAAAAKGLTPYEYMSRYGAFEVAKEAYGSYLKSSAPATCSSGPSDRSDMSDESDSTPEPPPIGFKTPSKKLELFSPTMAAWGWPDQAMPGYVKSQVHRDNLASNGGFVLVPTFRLPTLVHTRSANAKWLYELSNSNPVWINSKDAASLGVKTGDLVRVSTRIGHFVNKAWVTEGIRPGVVACSHHLGRWRLEQAVAHADSHQPVLRGADPQAAPTVVQEEVSPGVIRFRRVSDIAPYESADPDTQRIWWTDGGVHQNLAFCVQPDPVSGQHCWHQAVTVRKADPEDAYGDIVVDTNRSLEVYQEWMGRTKPAPGPGGLRRPLWMDRVCRPRDSAFVIE